A stretch of the Bacillus sp. FJAT-18017 genome encodes the following:
- the mntR gene encoding transcriptional regulator MntR yields the protein MPTPSMEDYIEQIYLLIEQKGYARVSDIADNLSVQPSSVTKMVQKLDKDNYLVYEKYRGLVLTSKGKKIGKRLVERHDLLEQFLALIGVENDNIYKDVEGIEHHLSWNAIDRIGDLVQLLQDDISIVKRLRELQEKTDDE from the coding sequence ACCTAGTATGGAAGATTACATAGAACAAATTTATCTGCTTATAGAGCAAAAAGGCTATGCACGGGTCTCGGACATTGCAGACAACCTGTCTGTCCAGCCTTCTTCTGTTACAAAAATGGTTCAAAAGCTTGATAAGGATAACTATCTTGTTTATGAAAAATACAGAGGACTTGTCCTTACATCTAAAGGTAAAAAAATAGGAAAACGCCTTGTTGAAAGGCACGACCTTCTCGAACAATTTCTTGCTTTGATCGGGGTGGAAAACGACAACATCTATAAGGATGTTGAAGGAATAGAGCACCACCTCAGCTGGAACGCCATTGACCGAATTGGAGACCTTGTCCAACTCCTTCAGGACGACATCTCCATTGTTAAAAGGCTGCGAGAATTACAAGAAAAAACCGATGATGAATGA
- a CDS encoding thermonuclease family protein — MLSNWMKNFVLIFSITFLLTGCTALTDSDQNKNGMLPAEVFKNIDGDTVTVKVRGKEETIRLLLVDTPETQHPRLGVQPFGPEASDFAKEILYPGRKVEIEPGINYGRDKYGRLLAYIYVDGKMFNERLLEEGLARVAYVYPPNTKYVDVFYDIQDEAKKKEKGIWSIENYSTDEGFQADKAAQSGYKTGIEGGEAACRGKIKGNMNSMIYHVPEGSYYNSDIKEIEWFCTEKEAKEAGYRKAKR; from the coding sequence ATGCTTTCAAATTGGATGAAGAATTTCGTACTTATCTTTTCTATAACTTTTTTATTAACAGGCTGTACAGCATTAACTGACTCTGATCAAAACAAGAATGGCATGCTGCCCGCGGAAGTTTTCAAAAACATTGACGGGGATACAGTTACAGTTAAGGTGAGAGGGAAAGAAGAAACAATCCGGCTTTTACTGGTTGATACACCTGAAACCCAGCATCCTCGGCTGGGAGTCCAGCCATTTGGACCGGAAGCTTCAGATTTCGCCAAAGAAATCCTATACCCGGGAAGAAAAGTAGAGATTGAGCCAGGTATCAACTATGGAAGGGATAAATACGGAAGGCTTCTCGCTTATATTTATGTTGATGGAAAAATGTTTAATGAACGCCTGCTTGAAGAAGGATTGGCAAGGGTTGCGTACGTATACCCGCCCAACACTAAATATGTTGACGTTTTTTATGACATTCAGGACGAAGCGAAGAAAAAGGAAAAGGGCATTTGGTCCATAGAGAATTACTCAACTGACGAAGGCTTTCAAGCTGACAAAGCTGCTCAGTCAGGGTATAAAACGGGTATAGAAGGCGGGGAAGCAGCCTGTAGAGGAAAAATAAAGGGCAACATGAATTCCATGATTTATCACGTTCCCGAAGGTTCCTATTATAACAGTGATATAAAAGAGATAGAATGGTTCTGTACGGAAAAAGAAGCAAAGGAAGCAGGCTACCGAAAAGCAAAGCGTTAG
- a CDS encoding ATP-binding protein has product MKITGQVTLLALSLIYLIIEFIYYGEKALTFETVLPVLLALVVGWQYDSYRYYIKISRENEQSYRSLIDSLPESVFIHHNNEILYVNDAAVTMMHAKDRDELLGHDIFEFIDPEYYERTIERMRIAKSKGKALPNMEHKIFRMDGVPIFFEVSTMSISYGGKKCLLTIGKDITNRRVETERLLQKSDKLALLGQMAAGIAHEIRNPLTSIKGFVQLFKADNDKKEYYDIVLSELERINTIVSEFLVLAKPSAAVFREKEITGVLNDVVTLINTQSILNNVEIVTDFEPKMPTIICEENQLKQVFINLLKNSIEAMPDGGKIHISSRNVKDGEIMVKITDEGVGIPEERMETLGEPFYTTKEKGTGLGLMTCFKIIEGHNGKLIISSHVGEGTSIVILLPSLQ; this is encoded by the coding sequence ATGAAAATAACAGGTCAAGTGACACTTTTGGCTTTATCTTTAATTTATTTAATTATTGAATTTATATATTACGGAGAAAAGGCTCTTACATTTGAAACAGTACTGCCAGTCCTATTGGCTTTGGTCGTTGGCTGGCAATATGACAGCTACCGTTATTACATAAAAATATCCCGTGAAAATGAACAGAGCTACCGTTCCTTAATTGATTCACTGCCTGAGTCAGTCTTTATTCACCATAATAATGAAATTCTTTATGTAAATGATGCGGCAGTTACAATGATGCACGCAAAGGATAGGGATGAACTTTTAGGTCACGACATCTTTGAATTTATTGATCCTGAATATTATGAGCGAACAATTGAAAGAATGCGTATCGCAAAGTCAAAAGGGAAAGCGCTTCCAAATATGGAGCATAAAATTTTCCGAATGGATGGCGTTCCTATTTTTTTTGAGGTCTCGACAATGTCCATTTCTTATGGAGGTAAAAAGTGCCTTCTGACAATTGGCAAGGATATTACGAACCGCAGGGTAGAAACAGAAAGGCTGCTTCAAAAATCGGATAAGCTTGCATTACTAGGCCAAATGGCTGCAGGAATTGCCCACGAGATACGAAATCCACTAACCTCTATTAAAGGCTTCGTTCAACTATTCAAGGCTGATAATGATAAAAAAGAATACTATGACATTGTTTTATCGGAGCTCGAACGAATCAATACTATTGTCAGCGAGTTCCTGGTCTTGGCAAAGCCTTCTGCGGCTGTTTTCAGGGAAAAAGAAATTACTGGAGTCCTCAATGATGTCGTAACACTGATTAACACCCAGTCAATCCTAAACAATGTTGAGATTGTCACCGACTTCGAACCTAAGATGCCCACTATTATTTGTGAAGAAAATCAGTTGAAACAGGTCTTTATTAACCTGCTTAAAAATTCCATTGAGGCCATGCCCGATGGAGGAAAAATCCATATTAGTTCACGTAATGTCAAAGACGGTGAAATCATGGTAAAAATAACTGATGAAGGAGTAGGCATACCCGAGGAACGCATGGAAACCCTTGGTGAACCTTTTTATACAACAAAGGAAAAAGGAACGGGACTTGGCCTGATGACCTGTTTCAAAATCATTGAAGGCCATAACGGCAAACTCATTATTTCGAGTCATGTAGGAGAAGGGACTTCCATTGTCATTTTATTGCCATCGCTGCAGTAG